One window of the Thamnophis elegans isolate rThaEle1 chromosome 6, rThaEle1.pri, whole genome shotgun sequence genome contains the following:
- the LOC116509901 gene encoding vitelline membrane outer layer protein 1-like — translation MDLSASTVLLLTISCCLGNTEARSYIDILDAPYGGPWGNWGPYEFCKGGYAIGFALKVEEPQGRGDDTALNGILLHCDQGNPITSTIGPWGEWTVPQFCKSGHHLVSFSLRVERRQGNGDDTAANNIKFTCSDGERIMGYGLNWGDFGSWSDRCGICGLQTRVEGKQGRGDDTALNNVIFFCC, via the exons ATGGATCTCTCTGCCAGCACTGTGCTTCTCCTGACTATCTCCTGCTGCCTGGGGAATACTGAAGCCCGAAGTTACATTGATATACTCGATGCACCATATGGGGGTCCCTGGGGTAACTGGGGCCCATATGAGTTTTGCAAGGGAGGCTATGCAATTGGCTTCGCCCTGAAG GTAGAAGAACCCCAAGGGAGAGGTGACGATACAGCTCTGAATGGAATCCTTTTGCACTGTGACCAAGGCAATCCAATTACGTCTACAATTGGACC GTGGGGAGAATGGACGGTCCCCCAGTTCTGCAAATCAGGCCACCACctggtttctttttctctgaGAGTGGAACGCCGTCAAGGAAATGGTGATGATACGGCAGCTAACAACATCAAGTTCACCTGCAGTGATGGTGAACGCATAATGGGCTATGGCCTGAATTGGGGTGATTTTGGCTCATGGAGCGATCGCTGTGGTATATGTGGGCTACAAACAAGGGTGGAGGGAAAACAGGGCAGGGGTGATGACACAGCACTCaataatgtgatttttttctgCTGTTAA
- the LOC116509919 gene encoding vitelline membrane outer layer protein 1-like has protein sequence MDLSASTVLLLTISCCLGNTEARSYIDIIDALYGGPWGNWGPYEFCQGGYANGFALKIELAQGAGDDTALNGIRLYCDQGNPITSTVGLWGKWTVPQFCKSGHHLVSFSLRVERRQGNGDDTAANNIQFACSDGEGIMGYGLHWGDFGPWSDRCPSTGICGLQTRVEGKQGGGDDTALNSVLFFCC, from the exons ATGGATCTCTCTGCCAGCACTGTGCTTCTCCTGACTATCTCCTGCTGCCTGGGGAATACTGAAGCCCGAAGTTACATTGATATAATTGATGCACTATATGGGGGTCCCTGGGGTAACTGGGGCCCATATGAGTTTTGCCAGGGAGGCTATGCAAATGGCTTCGCCCTGAAG ATAGAACTAGCCCAAGGGGCAGGTGACGATACAGCTCTGAATGGAATCCGTTTGTACTGTGACCAAGGCAATCCAATTACGTCTACAGTTGGACT GTGGGGAAAATGGACCGTCCCCCAGTTCTGCAAATCAGGCCACCACctggtttctttttctctgaGAGTGGAACGCCGTCAAGGAAACGGTGATGATACGGCAGCTAACAACATCCAGTTCGCCTGCAGTGATGGTGAAGGCATAATGGGCTATGGCCTGCATTGGGGTGATTTTGGCCCATGGAGCGATCGCTGCCCCTCGACTGGTATATGTGGGCTTCAAACAAGGGTGGAGGGAAAACAGGGCGGGGGTGATGACACAGCACTCAATAGTGTGCTTTTTTTCTGCTGTTAA